From the genome of Excalfactoria chinensis isolate bCotChi1 chromosome 12, bCotChi1.hap2, whole genome shotgun sequence, one region includes:
- the BAP1 gene encoding ubiquitin carboxyl-terminal hydrolase BAP1 isoform X3, which produces MNKGWLELESDPGLFTLLVEDFGVKGVQVEEIYDLQSKCQGPVYGFIFLFKWIEERRSRRKVSTLVDETSVIDDDIVNNMFFAHQLIPNSCATHALLSVLLNCNNVDLGPTLSRMKDFTKGFSPESKGYAIGNAPELAKAHNSHARPEPRHLPEKQNGISAVRTMEAFHFVSYVPIKGRLFELDGLKVYPIDHGPWADDEEWTDKARRVIMERIGLATAGEPYHDIRFNLMAVVPDRRMKYESKLHILKMNRQTVLEALQQLIRVTQPELIQSQKSQESQSPEEAKPASSKTAAPESTHPDSTDEPASQGHTTSTQSPPTKSKPVAKASVSSINGVPPANPNPIVQRLPAFLDNHNYAKSPMQEEEDLAAGVGRSRVPVRQHQQYSDDEDDYDDDEEEEVRNTNSAISNESTDTASEIGSAFNSPLRSPIRSANPTRPSSPVTSHISKVLFGEEDGLLRIDCLRYNRAVRDLGPIISSGLLHLTEDGVFCPLAAADGGKSSPPSIKPGEEAQVAIKLDEKEGSEASGSKEKVGLGRTSDHPGGEKYSPKELLALLKCVEAEIANYEACLKEEVEKRKKFKIDDQRRTHNYDEFICTFISMLAQEGMLASLVEQNISVRRRQGVSIGRLHKQRKPDRRKRSRPYKAKRQ; this is translated from the exons GTCTCTTCACACTCCTGGTTGAAGATTTTG GGGTCAAGGGGGTGCAGGTTGAAGAGATTTATGATCTGCAAAGCAAATGCCAAGG CCCTGTGTATGGGTTCATCTTCCTGTTCAAGTGGATTGAGGAGCGCAGATCCCGCAGGAAGGTCTCTACTCTGGTGGACGAGACGTCGGTGATCGATGATGACATCGTTAATAACATGTTCTTTGCTCACCAG CTGATCCCCAATTCCTGTGCCACTCACGCCTTGCTGAGTGTCCTCCTGAACTGCAACAATGTTGACCTGGGCCCCACTCTGAGTCGCATGAAGGATTTCACCAAAGGGTTCAGCCCTGAG AGTAAAGGCTATGCCATCGGCAATGCCCCCGAGCTGGCCAAGGCCCACAACAGCCACGCCAG GCCAGAGCCACGGCACTTGCCAGAGAAACAGAATGGGATCAGTGCTGTGCGAACCATGGAGGCTTTCCATTTTGTCAGCTATGTCCCTATCAAGGGACGGCTGTTCGAGCTGGATGGGCTGAAGGTCTATCCCATTGACCATG GGCCCTGGGCTGATGATGAGGAATGGACAGACAAAGCCAGGAGAGTGATCATGGAGCGCATCGGCCTGGCCACTGCAGG GGAGCCGTACCATGACATCCGTTTCAACCTGATGGCAGTAGTTCCTGATCGGAGGATGAAATATGAGTCCAAGCTCCATATCCTGAAGATGAACCGCCAGACTGTGCTGGAGGCCCTGCAGCAG CTTATCCGAGTCACTCAGCCTGAGCTGATCCAGTCCCAGAAGTCTCAGGAATCTCAGTCTCCTGAAGAGGCAAAGCCAGCCAGCAGCAAgactgcagccccagagagCACCCATCCAG ACAGCACTGATGAGCCTGCCAGCCAGGGCCACACCACGTCCACGCAGAGCCCACCCACCAAATCAAAACCAGTGGCAAAGGCGTCAGTGAGCAGCATCAATGGAGTGCCTCCAGCAAACCCCAACCCCATCGTGCAGAGGCTGCCAGCCTTCCTGGATAATCACAACTATGCCAAGTCCCCCATGCAG gaggaggaagaccTTGCAGCAGGAGTGGGTCGCAGCCGGGTCCCGGTCCGACAGCACCAGCAGTACTCAGATGATGAAGACGACTACGAtgatgatgaggaggaggaagttcGTAACACCAACTCAGCCATCAG CAATGAGAGCACGGACACCGCCTCCGAGATCGGCAGCGCTTTCAACTCCCCGCTGCGCTCTCCCATCCGCTCGGCCAACCCCACCCGTCCCTCCAGCCCCGTCACGTCCCACATCTCCAAGGTGCTGTTTGGTGAGGAGGACGGCCTCCTGCGCATTGACTGCCTGCGCTACAACCGGGCCGTCAGGGACCTGGGGCCCATCAtcagctctgggctgctgcACCTCACAGAGGATGGCGTGTTCTGCCCGCTGGCTGCTGCAG ATGGGGGGAAAAGCTCCCCGCCTTCCATCAAACCCGGTGAAGAAGCCCAGGTCGCCATCAAACTGGATGAGaaggagggcagtgaggccaGTGGCAGCAAAGAGAAGGTGGGACTTGGCAGGACCAGTGATCACCCTGGGGGGGAAAAGTATTCTCCCAAG gagctgctggcgCTGCTGAAGTGTGTGGAGGCAGAGATTGCAAACTACGAGGCTTGCTTGAAGGAGGAGgtagagaagaggaagaaattcaaG ATCGATGACCAGAGGAGAACCCACAACTACGACGAGTTCATCTGTACCTTCATCTCCATGCTGGCCCAGGAAG GCATGTTGGCGAGCCTCGTGGAGCAGAACATCTCCGTCCGCAGGCGCCAGGGGGTCAGCATTGGCCGTCTGCACAAGCAGAGGAAGCCGGACCGCCGGAAACGCTCCCGTCCATACAAAGCCAAGCGGCAGTAG
- the BAP1 gene encoding ubiquitin carboxyl-terminal hydrolase BAP1 isoform X1, producing MNKGWLELESDPGLFTLLVEDFGVKGVQVEEIYDLQSKCQGPVYGFIFLFKWIEERRSRRKVSTLVDETSVIDDDIVNNMFFAHQLIPNSCATHALLSVLLNCNNVDLGPTLSRMKDFTKGFSPESKGYAIGNAPELAKAHNSHARPEPRHLPEKQNGISAVRTMEAFHFVSYVPIKGRLFELDGLKVYPIDHGPWADDEEWTDKARRVIMERIGLATAGEPYHDIRFNLMAVVPDRRMKYESKLHILKMNRQTVLEALQQLIRVTQPELIQSQKSQESQSPEEAKPASSKTAAPESTHPDSTDEPASQGHTTSTQSPPTKSKPVAKASVSSINGVPPANPNPIVQRLPAFLDNHNYAKSPMQEEEDLAAGVGRSRVPVRQHQQYSDDEDDYDDDEEEEVRNTNSAIRYKRKGQVKQEHAAGAADGQLSVLQPNTINVLAEKLKESQKDLSIPLSIKTSGSGAAVAIVTHSQPSPTPSNESTDTASEIGSAFNSPLRSPIRSANPTRPSSPVTSHISKVLFGEEDGLLRIDCLRYNRAVRDLGPIISSGLLHLTEDGVFCPLAAADGGKSSPPSIKPGEEAQVAIKLDEKEGSEASGSKEKVGLGRTSDHPGGEKYSPKELLALLKCVEAEIANYEACLKEEVEKRKKFKIDDQRRTHNYDEFICTFISMLAQEGMLASLVEQNISVRRRQGVSIGRLHKQRKPDRRKRSRPYKAKRQ from the exons GTCTCTTCACACTCCTGGTTGAAGATTTTG GGGTCAAGGGGGTGCAGGTTGAAGAGATTTATGATCTGCAAAGCAAATGCCAAGG CCCTGTGTATGGGTTCATCTTCCTGTTCAAGTGGATTGAGGAGCGCAGATCCCGCAGGAAGGTCTCTACTCTGGTGGACGAGACGTCGGTGATCGATGATGACATCGTTAATAACATGTTCTTTGCTCACCAG CTGATCCCCAATTCCTGTGCCACTCACGCCTTGCTGAGTGTCCTCCTGAACTGCAACAATGTTGACCTGGGCCCCACTCTGAGTCGCATGAAGGATTTCACCAAAGGGTTCAGCCCTGAG AGTAAAGGCTATGCCATCGGCAATGCCCCCGAGCTGGCCAAGGCCCACAACAGCCACGCCAG GCCAGAGCCACGGCACTTGCCAGAGAAACAGAATGGGATCAGTGCTGTGCGAACCATGGAGGCTTTCCATTTTGTCAGCTATGTCCCTATCAAGGGACGGCTGTTCGAGCTGGATGGGCTGAAGGTCTATCCCATTGACCATG GGCCCTGGGCTGATGATGAGGAATGGACAGACAAAGCCAGGAGAGTGATCATGGAGCGCATCGGCCTGGCCACTGCAGG GGAGCCGTACCATGACATCCGTTTCAACCTGATGGCAGTAGTTCCTGATCGGAGGATGAAATATGAGTCCAAGCTCCATATCCTGAAGATGAACCGCCAGACTGTGCTGGAGGCCCTGCAGCAG CTTATCCGAGTCACTCAGCCTGAGCTGATCCAGTCCCAGAAGTCTCAGGAATCTCAGTCTCCTGAAGAGGCAAAGCCAGCCAGCAGCAAgactgcagccccagagagCACCCATCCAG ACAGCACTGATGAGCCTGCCAGCCAGGGCCACACCACGTCCACGCAGAGCCCACCCACCAAATCAAAACCAGTGGCAAAGGCGTCAGTGAGCAGCATCAATGGAGTGCCTCCAGCAAACCCCAACCCCATCGTGCAGAGGCTGCCAGCCTTCCTGGATAATCACAACTATGCCAAGTCCCCCATGCAG gaggaggaagaccTTGCAGCAGGAGTGGGTCGCAGCCGGGTCCCGGTCCGACAGCACCAGCAGTACTCAGATGATGAAGACGACTACGAtgatgatgaggaggaggaagttcGTAACACCAACTCAGCCATCAG GTACAAAAGGAAGGGGCAGGTAAAGCAAGAGCACGCAGCGGGGGCCGCGGATGGCCAGCTCTCCGTCCTCCAGCCCAACACCATCAACGTCCTGgctgagaagctgaaggagTCCCAGAAGGATCTCTCCATTCCCCTGTCCATCAAGACGAGTGGCAGCGGAGCTGCTGTGGCCATAGTCACTCACTCCCAGCCCTCTCCCACCCCCAGCAATGAGAGCACGGACACCGCCTCCGAGATCGGCAGCGCTTTCAACTCCCCGCTGCGCTCTCCCATCCGCTCGGCCAACCCCACCCGTCCCTCCAGCCCCGTCACGTCCCACATCTCCAAGGTGCTGTTTGGTGAGGAGGACGGCCTCCTGCGCATTGACTGCCTGCGCTACAACCGGGCCGTCAGGGACCTGGGGCCCATCAtcagctctgggctgctgcACCTCACAGAGGATGGCGTGTTCTGCCCGCTGGCTGCTGCAG ATGGGGGGAAAAGCTCCCCGCCTTCCATCAAACCCGGTGAAGAAGCCCAGGTCGCCATCAAACTGGATGAGaaggagggcagtgaggccaGTGGCAGCAAAGAGAAGGTGGGACTTGGCAGGACCAGTGATCACCCTGGGGGGGAAAAGTATTCTCCCAAG gagctgctggcgCTGCTGAAGTGTGTGGAGGCAGAGATTGCAAACTACGAGGCTTGCTTGAAGGAGGAGgtagagaagaggaagaaattcaaG ATCGATGACCAGAGGAGAACCCACAACTACGACGAGTTCATCTGTACCTTCATCTCCATGCTGGCCCAGGAAG GCATGTTGGCGAGCCTCGTGGAGCAGAACATCTCCGTCCGCAGGCGCCAGGGGGTCAGCATTGGCCGTCTGCACAAGCAGAGGAAGCCGGACCGCCGGAAACGCTCCCGTCCATACAAAGCCAAGCGGCAGTAG
- the BAP1 gene encoding ubiquitin carboxyl-terminal hydrolase BAP1 isoform X2, with translation MNKGWLELESDPGLFTLLVEDFGVKGVQVEEIYDLQSKCQGPVYGFIFLFKWIEERRSRRKVSTLVDETSVIDDDIVNNMFFAHQLIPNSCATHALLSVLLNCNNVDLGPTLSRMKDFTKGFSPESKGYAIGNAPELAKAHNSHARPEPRHLPEKQNGISAVRTMEAFHFVSYVPIKGRLFELDGLKVYPIDHGPWADDEEWTDKARRVIMERIGLATAGEPYHDIRFNLMAVVPDRRMKYESKLHILKMNRQTVLEALQQLIRVTQPELIQSQKSQESQSPEEAKPASSKTAAPESTHPDSTDEPASQGHTTSTQSPPTKSKPVAKASVSSINGVPPANPNPIVQRLPAFLDNHNYAKSPMQEEEDLAAGVGRSRVPVRQHQQYSDDEDDYDDDEEEEVRNTNSAIRYKRKGQVKQEHAAGAADGQLSVLQPNTINVLAEKLKESQKDLSIPLSIKTSGSGAAVAIVTHSQPSPTPSNESTDTASEIGSAFNSPLRSPIRSANPTRPSSPVTSHISKVLFGEEDGLLRIDCLRYNRAVRDLGPIISSGLLHLTEDGVFCPLAAADGGKSSPPSIKPGEEAQVAIKLDEKEGSEASGSKEKELLALLKCVEAEIANYEACLKEEVEKRKKFKIDDQRRTHNYDEFICTFISMLAQEGMLASLVEQNISVRRRQGVSIGRLHKQRKPDRRKRSRPYKAKRQ, from the exons GTCTCTTCACACTCCTGGTTGAAGATTTTG GGGTCAAGGGGGTGCAGGTTGAAGAGATTTATGATCTGCAAAGCAAATGCCAAGG CCCTGTGTATGGGTTCATCTTCCTGTTCAAGTGGATTGAGGAGCGCAGATCCCGCAGGAAGGTCTCTACTCTGGTGGACGAGACGTCGGTGATCGATGATGACATCGTTAATAACATGTTCTTTGCTCACCAG CTGATCCCCAATTCCTGTGCCACTCACGCCTTGCTGAGTGTCCTCCTGAACTGCAACAATGTTGACCTGGGCCCCACTCTGAGTCGCATGAAGGATTTCACCAAAGGGTTCAGCCCTGAG AGTAAAGGCTATGCCATCGGCAATGCCCCCGAGCTGGCCAAGGCCCACAACAGCCACGCCAG GCCAGAGCCACGGCACTTGCCAGAGAAACAGAATGGGATCAGTGCTGTGCGAACCATGGAGGCTTTCCATTTTGTCAGCTATGTCCCTATCAAGGGACGGCTGTTCGAGCTGGATGGGCTGAAGGTCTATCCCATTGACCATG GGCCCTGGGCTGATGATGAGGAATGGACAGACAAAGCCAGGAGAGTGATCATGGAGCGCATCGGCCTGGCCACTGCAGG GGAGCCGTACCATGACATCCGTTTCAACCTGATGGCAGTAGTTCCTGATCGGAGGATGAAATATGAGTCCAAGCTCCATATCCTGAAGATGAACCGCCAGACTGTGCTGGAGGCCCTGCAGCAG CTTATCCGAGTCACTCAGCCTGAGCTGATCCAGTCCCAGAAGTCTCAGGAATCTCAGTCTCCTGAAGAGGCAAAGCCAGCCAGCAGCAAgactgcagccccagagagCACCCATCCAG ACAGCACTGATGAGCCTGCCAGCCAGGGCCACACCACGTCCACGCAGAGCCCACCCACCAAATCAAAACCAGTGGCAAAGGCGTCAGTGAGCAGCATCAATGGAGTGCCTCCAGCAAACCCCAACCCCATCGTGCAGAGGCTGCCAGCCTTCCTGGATAATCACAACTATGCCAAGTCCCCCATGCAG gaggaggaagaccTTGCAGCAGGAGTGGGTCGCAGCCGGGTCCCGGTCCGACAGCACCAGCAGTACTCAGATGATGAAGACGACTACGAtgatgatgaggaggaggaagttcGTAACACCAACTCAGCCATCAG GTACAAAAGGAAGGGGCAGGTAAAGCAAGAGCACGCAGCGGGGGCCGCGGATGGCCAGCTCTCCGTCCTCCAGCCCAACACCATCAACGTCCTGgctgagaagctgaaggagTCCCAGAAGGATCTCTCCATTCCCCTGTCCATCAAGACGAGTGGCAGCGGAGCTGCTGTGGCCATAGTCACTCACTCCCAGCCCTCTCCCACCCCCAGCAATGAGAGCACGGACACCGCCTCCGAGATCGGCAGCGCTTTCAACTCCCCGCTGCGCTCTCCCATCCGCTCGGCCAACCCCACCCGTCCCTCCAGCCCCGTCACGTCCCACATCTCCAAGGTGCTGTTTGGTGAGGAGGACGGCCTCCTGCGCATTGACTGCCTGCGCTACAACCGGGCCGTCAGGGACCTGGGGCCCATCAtcagctctgggctgctgcACCTCACAGAGGATGGCGTGTTCTGCCCGCTGGCTGCTGCAG ATGGGGGGAAAAGCTCCCCGCCTTCCATCAAACCCGGTGAAGAAGCCCAGGTCGCCATCAAACTGGATGAGaaggagggcagtgaggccaGTGGCAGCAAAGAGAAG gagctgctggcgCTGCTGAAGTGTGTGGAGGCAGAGATTGCAAACTACGAGGCTTGCTTGAAGGAGGAGgtagagaagaggaagaaattcaaG ATCGATGACCAGAGGAGAACCCACAACTACGACGAGTTCATCTGTACCTTCATCTCCATGCTGGCCCAGGAAG GCATGTTGGCGAGCCTCGTGGAGCAGAACATCTCCGTCCGCAGGCGCCAGGGGGTCAGCATTGGCCGTCTGCACAAGCAGAGGAAGCCGGACCGCCGGAAACGCTCCCGTCCATACAAAGCCAAGCGGCAGTAG